One Terriglobia bacterium DNA segment encodes these proteins:
- a CDS encoding 4Fe-4S dicluster domain-containing protein, whose protein sequence is MTHRWGMAVDLDRCTGCEACVTACRTENNVRIAGPEESAKGRSIAWIRVERYYEGDFPDVRVKFRPVMCQQCDAAPCEPVCPTYASHHSEEGLNAQIYNRCIGTRYCANACPYNVRFFNFGNPVWDRPLDLPLNPDVSVREVGVVEKCTFCTQRISAGKDQAKAEGRELRDGEIKPACVQSCPTSALVFGDLNDPESAVSMLSRSSRGTKLMDDLGTQPKVTYLKKEY, encoded by the coding sequence ATGACACATCGATGGGGAATGGCGGTGGATCTGGACCGCTGCACGGGCTGCGAAGCCTGTGTGACGGCATGCCGCACGGAAAACAATGTCCGCATCGCAGGACCCGAGGAGTCCGCAAAGGGCCGCAGCATCGCGTGGATTCGCGTGGAGCGGTACTACGAAGGGGACTTCCCTGACGTCCGCGTCAAGTTCCGACCGGTGATGTGCCAGCAGTGCGACGCGGCGCCGTGTGAGCCGGTGTGCCCGACATATGCGAGCCATCATTCAGAGGAAGGTTTAAACGCGCAGATTTACAACCGGTGCATCGGCACGCGCTACTGCGCGAATGCGTGCCCGTATAACGTCAGGTTCTTCAATTTCGGAAATCCGGTGTGGGACAGGCCGTTAGACCTACCGCTGAATCCGGATGTCTCGGTGCGGGAAGTTGGGGTAGTGGAGAAGTGCACGTTCTGCACGCAGCGGATCTCGGCTGGAAAAGACCAGGCAAAGGCGGAAGGCCGGGAACTGCGCGACGGTGAAATCAAGCCGGCATGCGTACAGTCGTGCCCGACATCGGCGCTGGTATTCGGAGATTTGAATGATCCGGAGAGCGCGGTTTCAATGCTGTCGAGGTCGTCGAGAGGCACGAAATTGATGGATGACCTCGGGACGCAGCCGAAGGTGACGTATCTGAAAAAAGAGTACTGA
- the nrfD gene encoding NrfD/PsrC family molybdoenzyme membrane anchor subunit, producing MTLQEEQKINADLLRPLQRTTVWFYLLVAFLGTIVLCGGAAWIYQMWYGIGVAGIRWPIFWAFYITNFVFWIGISHAGTLISAILRLVNATWRRPVTRCAEVITVFALMIGAMFPIIHLGRPWLFFWLIPYPSEREIWPNLRSPLAWDFFAISTYLTGSTLFLYLPTIPDFALLRDQLTGWRKRVYGVLALGWQGTTKQWHRLEAAMQIMAIAIVPVAISVHTIVSFDFSMSPVPMWHSTVFGPYFVAGAIFSGIAGLIIAMAVLRKVLHLEDYLHPVHFENLGKLLLMMTLLWGYFTFIERLTVWYGNSSAEMAVFWETQSGSYSPLFWTMVICNFVIPFPILSIKKLRTITGCVIASSTIVVGMWLERFLIVVPSLGTKFLPYSWGSYRPQPVEILITAATFAAMVLLYALFAKVVPMISIWELKVGGHGRPHMITAAEDEEQRALWRARP from the coding sequence ATGACGCTTCAAGAAGAACAAAAGATCAATGCGGATCTGCTGCGGCCGTTGCAGCGGACGACGGTCTGGTTTTACCTCCTTGTCGCATTTCTTGGCACGATTGTCCTGTGCGGCGGCGCGGCATGGATCTATCAGATGTGGTACGGCATCGGCGTTGCAGGCATCCGGTGGCCGATATTCTGGGCCTTCTACATCACGAACTTCGTTTTCTGGATCGGCATCAGCCACGCGGGGACGCTCATCTCCGCCATCCTTCGTCTGGTCAACGCGACGTGGCGGCGCCCCGTCACGCGCTGTGCTGAAGTCATTACCGTATTCGCACTGATGATCGGCGCGATGTTCCCGATCATCCATCTCGGCCGGCCGTGGCTGTTCTTCTGGTTGATCCCCTATCCGAGCGAACGGGAGATCTGGCCGAATCTGCGCTCGCCGCTGGCGTGGGATTTCTTCGCCATTTCCACATACCTGACCGGCAGCACGCTGTTCCTGTATCTTCCGACGATCCCTGATTTCGCATTGCTGCGCGACCAGTTGACAGGCTGGCGCAAGAGAGTCTACGGCGTGCTTGCTCTCGGCTGGCAGGGCACGACGAAACAATGGCACCGGTTGGAAGCGGCGATGCAGATCATGGCGATCGCGATCGTGCCGGTGGCGATCTCGGTTCACACCATCGTGTCGTTCGATTTCTCGATGTCGCCGGTTCCGATGTGGCATTCGACGGTTTTCGGCCCTTACTTCGTGGCCGGCGCGATCTTCAGCGGAATCGCGGGGCTGATCATCGCCATGGCGGTGCTGCGCAAAGTCCTGCACCTCGAGGATTATCTCCACCCGGTACACTTCGAAAATCTCGGGAAACTGCTGTTGATGATGACCCTGCTCTGGGGCTACTTCACTTTCATCGAGCGGCTCACGGTATGGTACGGCAACTCGTCGGCGGAAATGGCCGTCTTCTGGGAGACGCAGAGCGGCTCGTACTCACCGCTTTTCTGGACGATGGTGATCTGCAACTTCGTGATTCCCTTCCCGATTCTCTCGATAAAGAAGCTGCGGACGATAACCGGGTGCGTGATCGCGTCATCCACGATCGTGGTCGGTATGTGGCTCGAACGCTTTCTGATCGTCGTGCCCTCACTGGGAACCAAGTTCCTGCCCTACTCCTGGGGCTCGTACCGGCCGCAACCGGTCGAAATTCTGATCACGGCCGCAACCTTCGCGGCCATGGTCCTTCTTTATGCGCTCTTCGCGAAAGTGGTGCCGATGATTTCGATCTGGGAACTGAAGGTCGGCGGCCACGGCCGGCCGCATATGATCACTGCCGCGGAGGATGAGGAGCAGCGCGCACTGTGGAGGGCCCGGCCATGA
- a CDS encoding cytochrome c3 family protein yields the protein METSLTEPQNTRIRSLIGLLFLGMLLFGCAQPNVPKYSNNTVDPYMAKRWSAPQFTTAHSSLNEAVRHFLNIKTTPQQPIDFPHKIHTADIGVGCTDCHLGAEKGARAGIPSVNICMSCHEDLGDPKDSRIQTLRAYAKRGEDIPWQRVYGFNQEAHVRFNHAPHIRAKVDCATCHGDLTQMTVAQRVVDHSMNFCISCHKQKAASNDCLTCHY from the coding sequence GTGGAGACAAGTCTTACCGAGCCGCAGAACACGCGCATTCGCAGTTTAATCGGCCTTCTCTTTCTGGGAATGCTCCTTTTCGGTTGCGCGCAGCCGAACGTCCCGAAATACTCGAACAACACAGTCGATCCTTACATGGCAAAGCGGTGGAGCGCGCCTCAGTTCACGACGGCGCACTCCAGCCTCAATGAGGCGGTCCGGCATTTCTTAAACATTAAAACGACCCCGCAGCAGCCGATCGATTTCCCTCATAAGATACATACGGCCGATATCGGAGTCGGATGCACGGACTGCCATCTCGGGGCCGAGAAGGGCGCCCGCGCGGGCATTCCGAGCGTGAATATCTGCATGTCGTGTCATGAGGATCTCGGGGATCCCAAGGATTCCCGCATCCAGACGCTGCGAGCCTATGCCAAGCGCGGAGAAGATATACCGTGGCAACGGGTCTACGGTTTCAACCAGGAAGCCCATGTGCGGTTCAATCATGCGCCGCACATCCGCGCGAAGGTCGACTGCGCGACGTGCCACGGCGATCTGACTCAGATGACGGTGGCGCAGCGGGTAGTGGACCACAGCATGAATTTTTGTATCAGTTGTCATAAACAGAAGGCCGCGTCGAACGACTGCCTGACCTGTCATTATTAA
- a CDS encoding DNA-directed RNA polymerase: MEKRERQRQIEQDSVRDGCVRWCRNTEFQEATDTKPYRNLLAIVLMSLADAIRAEQEILKTSKKTLPAWGLAILSLSAEQMALITIGTLFNMITRTEYETCLPARITPIAYDIGQRCRIERFSDLANQRAMDVAGLLRGRNLSRNAAKRAAEWAALVDDPYDWASNNRAHHLGEKLVSLARRFAVFEGKPIFELKSGLEGSGENLTTMRSIGLTEFAEAWIAEQTPEALDLFSPIYVAMIVEPRPWTSLSDGGYLTIPMTFCKRQAGKKAQKHLEKADLSQVYAAINAMQNTPYRIHGTIFQLQQEARAAGLPFFPLKKEEQRKGLEKTIAFRFAQAVRLIPDERFYFPWQVDHRGRAYPVPPTMHPQSDDAGRALLEYADGKPLGERGAYWLGIHLANCYWKGKKVSFKTLLDWVRENEAEILDFASNPLRSHRFWTEADHPWLFLRACLEWKRYKEEGPEMISHLPISMDGSCNGYQHLSAMGLDPIGGRATNLMPFEEPQDIYQQVSDLACGRMAIDAAGRGPNAEFARQLLAIMNRKLAKPATMTIPYGATLRRIFEDLCENVPENCAMYLAKLLVECIPEVVVEASRIMEWLRDVAGIIAKANRGMSWVTPAGFVVIHENRVPREVRLATADAMIKIHQLDEKRKIDVRKQMDGIVAHLVHSMDAAHMMRTVNRLYALGLRHFAMVHDSYGVHACDVDLLNRVLREEFVALYSEPVLQNFIGQQRKAHPGLELPDPPPTGDLDIRQVLESQYFFA, encoded by the coding sequence ATGGAAAAAAGGGAGCGACAACGTCAGATCGAGCAGGATTCCGTGCGCGACGGCTGCGTTCGATGGTGCCGGAACACGGAATTTCAGGAGGCGACCGACACTAAACCGTACCGGAATTTGCTGGCGATCGTGCTGATGTCGCTTGCGGATGCGATCCGCGCCGAACAGGAGATCCTCAAGACATCGAAGAAAACCCTTCCTGCCTGGGGACTGGCGATTTTGTCTCTCAGCGCGGAACAAATGGCGCTGATCACAATCGGCACGCTATTCAACATGATCACTCGAACCGAGTATGAGACTTGCCTTCCTGCGCGCATCACTCCGATCGCCTACGACATCGGCCAGCGTTGCCGGATCGAAAGATTCTCCGATCTGGCGAATCAACGGGCGATGGATGTTGCCGGGCTATTGAGGGGCCGCAACCTGAGCCGTAACGCGGCAAAACGCGCGGCAGAATGGGCTGCACTGGTCGATGATCCATACGACTGGGCAAGCAATAATCGGGCTCATCATCTGGGCGAAAAACTGGTCTCGTTGGCCCGCCGATTTGCCGTTTTCGAGGGTAAGCCGATCTTCGAATTGAAAAGCGGCCTCGAAGGTTCCGGCGAAAACTTAACGACAATGCGATCTATCGGGCTGACGGAATTTGCCGAAGCCTGGATCGCCGAACAGACGCCGGAGGCGCTGGACTTGTTCAGTCCGATTTATGTCGCGATGATCGTTGAGCCTCGCCCGTGGACGTCGCTTTCGGACGGCGGCTATCTGACGATTCCGATGACGTTTTGCAAACGTCAGGCCGGCAAAAAAGCGCAAAAACATCTCGAAAAGGCAGACCTGTCCCAGGTGTACGCGGCCATCAACGCGATGCAAAACACACCTTACCGGATTCATGGGACTATCTTTCAACTCCAGCAGGAGGCGCGGGCTGCCGGCCTCCCCTTTTTCCCATTGAAGAAAGAGGAACAACGAAAAGGGCTCGAAAAAACCATCGCGTTCCGCTTTGCTCAGGCCGTGCGGCTCATTCCAGACGAACGGTTCTACTTTCCATGGCAGGTGGATCACCGCGGACGTGCCTACCCTGTGCCGCCAACGATGCATCCACAGTCCGACGACGCCGGACGGGCGCTGCTCGAGTACGCCGACGGCAAGCCACTGGGCGAACGCGGCGCTTACTGGCTGGGTATCCACCTCGCCAACTGTTATTGGAAAGGCAAGAAGGTCTCCTTCAAGACGCTGCTCGACTGGGTTCGGGAAAACGAAGCGGAGATTCTGGACTTCGCCTCCAATCCTCTTCGGTCCCATCGCTTCTGGACGGAGGCCGACCACCCGTGGCTGTTTCTGCGCGCATGCCTCGAGTGGAAACGCTACAAAGAGGAAGGGCCGGAGATGATCTCGCATCTGCCGATCAGTATGGACGGCTCATGCAACGGCTATCAGCATCTCAGCGCGATGGGCCTGGATCCGATCGGAGGACGGGCGACGAATCTGATGCCTTTTGAAGAGCCGCAGGATATCTACCAACAGGTATCGGACCTGGCTTGCGGGCGGATGGCAATCGATGCCGCGGGAAGAGGACCAAACGCCGAGTTCGCCCGGCAACTGCTGGCCATCATGAATCGCAAACTTGCCAAGCCTGCGACGATGACGATTCCTTACGGCGCTACCCTCCGCAGGATTTTCGAAGATTTGTGCGAAAACGTTCCGGAGAACTGCGCGATGTATCTGGCGAAGTTACTGGTGGAGTGCATTCCCGAAGTCGTGGTGGAGGCGAGCCGCATCATGGAATGGCTTCGCGACGTGGCCGGCATTATCGCGAAGGCGAACCGCGGGATGAGCTGGGTCACCCCCGCGGGTTTTGTCGTCATCCATGAAAACCGCGTACCGAGAGAGGTGCGCCTGGCTACGGCGGATGCCATGATCAAGATCCACCAGCTGGATGAGAAACGGAAGATCGACGTGAGGAAGCAGATGGACGGCATCGTCGCACACCTGGTTCACTCGATGGACGCGGCTCACATGATGCGGACGGTCAATCGCCTGTATGCCTTGGGACTGCGTCACTTTGCGATGGTTCACGACAGCTACGGCGTCCATGCCTGCGACGTGGACCTGCTGAATCGGGTGCTGAGAGAGGAGTTCGTCGCACTCTATTCCGAGCCGGTCCTGCAGAATTTTATCGGGCAGCAGCGGAAGGCCCACCCCGGGCTCGAGTTGCCGGACCCGCCGCCAACGGGAGACCTCGATATCCGGCAGGTCCTCGAGTCGCAGTACTTTTTCGCGTGA
- a CDS encoding molybdopterin-dependent oxidoreductase — protein MNRRSFIKFSALTGTSATLASCGNPEYHLIRFIPEDRLVAGIAVWKPSICPLCSAGCGLTVRVMEGDAEVIRDGKLGVTKMGLAKKLEGDPQNPINQGKLCTRGQAAMEVTYHPDRLGHPLKRAGSRGDGKFEEITWDQAMAELTGKLDALAAAGNQKSLAILTRPQRGARGAVLAEFANRFGAAAPLAFEFFGNDVIRRANEMSFGKAQLPTLDLAESQFVISFGADFLGTWNSPVAQNVGYGQMRQGRPGMRGKFVQVEYRMSQSGANADEWVPVKPGTEGVLALGIANAIMKQGTRKASDAGHAGTLVDGWMTGLADHTPQEVEKKTGVTAARIERLAKEFSGQKPAVAIIAGAAVAQTNGLFNALAVNALNALVGSVETAGGIYFTPQPANLGTGTNFAKNGEIGAGAQVLFVDGANPVFASPKAWKVKEAISAVPYIVSFGNFIDETSVMADLILPDHSFLESWVQSAPESGAKTAVSMMAPPVMRPLHDTRATGDVLLEVSKKLAKPLNMPWQKFEDAVKEQPGGNAGRSPLPKPAPAQAAKYAEPQFDGDAGQYGFHFLPYPSIAFLDGSLAHLPLLQELPDPMSSAIWSSWVEINMQTADKMGIRQGDLVEITSSQGSIRVPAFPSPGIAPDVIAMPVGQGHENYTRYASGRGANPIEILAPVKEPETGSLAWAATRVKIAKAADADGRLVLFAGSLRDYPPEGMHR, from the coding sequence ATGAATCGCCGCTCTTTTATTAAGTTCTCCGCGCTCACCGGAACCAGCGCAACCCTCGCGAGTTGCGGCAATCCGGAATATCACCTGATCCGTTTCATCCCCGAAGACCGGCTGGTTGCCGGAATCGCGGTCTGGAAGCCCAGCATCTGCCCGCTGTGCTCCGCCGGCTGCGGACTGACCGTCCGCGTCATGGAAGGCGACGCCGAAGTCATTCGCGACGGCAAGCTCGGCGTGACGAAGATGGGCCTCGCGAAGAAGCTCGAAGGGGACCCGCAAAATCCGATCAATCAGGGAAAGCTATGCACCCGCGGGCAGGCGGCAATGGAAGTCACGTATCACCCGGACCGCCTCGGGCATCCGCTAAAGCGGGCCGGCTCGCGCGGCGACGGCAAGTTCGAAGAGATCACCTGGGATCAGGCGATGGCGGAACTGACCGGAAAACTCGATGCGCTGGCCGCCGCCGGCAACCAGAAGTCGCTGGCGATCCTGACCCGGCCGCAACGCGGGGCGCGCGGCGCGGTGCTCGCCGAGTTTGCAAACAGGTTCGGGGCTGCGGCGCCGCTGGCCTTCGAATTCTTCGGAAACGACGTCATCCGCCGCGCCAACGAAATGAGCTTCGGCAAAGCACAGCTGCCGACGCTCGATCTCGCGGAATCGCAGTTCGTGATTTCCTTCGGCGCAGATTTCCTCGGCACGTGGAACTCGCCCGTCGCCCAGAACGTCGGATACGGGCAAATGCGCCAGGGCCGGCCGGGTATGCGCGGAAAGTTCGTGCAGGTCGAGTATCGGATGTCGCAGAGCGGCGCAAACGCGGACGAATGGGTACCCGTGAAGCCCGGAACCGAAGGCGTGCTGGCGCTCGGCATCGCGAATGCGATCATGAAGCAGGGGACGCGAAAGGCCTCCGATGCGGGGCACGCCGGAACTCTTGTCGACGGCTGGATGACGGGGCTGGCAGATCACACGCCGCAGGAAGTGGAAAAGAAAACCGGGGTGACGGCGGCGCGGATCGAAAGACTCGCGAAAGAATTCAGCGGGCAAAAGCCCGCAGTAGCGATCATCGCAGGCGCAGCCGTCGCTCAAACAAACGGATTGTTCAATGCGCTGGCTGTCAATGCATTGAATGCCCTGGTGGGAAGCGTGGAGACGGCGGGGGGAATCTACTTCACGCCTCAACCGGCCAACCTGGGGACAGGAACCAATTTCGCAAAGAACGGCGAAATCGGCGCTGGTGCCCAGGTTTTGTTCGTCGATGGCGCGAACCCGGTGTTCGCGTCACCGAAGGCCTGGAAAGTGAAGGAAGCGATTTCGGCGGTGCCGTATATCGTGAGCTTCGGAAACTTCATCGACGAAACCAGCGTGATGGCGGACCTGATCCTGCCGGATCACTCGTTTCTGGAGTCGTGGGTTCAATCGGCTCCCGAGTCGGGGGCGAAGACTGCGGTATCGATGATGGCGCCGCCGGTAATGCGTCCGCTGCACGACACACGAGCGACGGGCGATGTGCTGCTCGAAGTTTCAAAGAAGCTGGCGAAACCGCTGAATATGCCGTGGCAGAAGTTTGAGGATGCGGTGAAGGAACAGCCGGGTGGAAATGCGGGGCGCTCCCCACTCCCAAAACCCGCGCCGGCGCAGGCGGCGAAGTATGCGGAGCCGCAATTCGACGGTGATGCCGGTCAATACGGCTTTCACTTCCTGCCGTATCCGTCGATCGCGTTTCTGGATGGATCGCTGGCGCATTTGCCGCTGCTTCAGGAGCTCCCCGATCCGATGTCGAGCGCGATCTGGAGCAGTTGGGTCGAGATCAACATGCAGACGGCGGACAAGATGGGAATCCGGCAGGGCGACCTTGTCGAGATCACATCCAGCCAGGGATCGATTCGCGTGCCGGCATTTCCTTCGCCGGGAATTGCGCCGGACGTCATCGCGATGCCGGTCGGACAGGGACATGAAAACTACACACGGTACGCGAGCGGGCGCGGAGCGAACCCGATCGAGATTCTCGCTCCCGTGAAAGAGCCGGAAACCGGGTCGCTGGCATGGGCGGCGACGCGCGTGAAGATTGCAAAGGCCGCCGACGCGGACGGACGGCTGGTTCTGTTTGCCGGATCGTTGAGGGATTATCCGCCCGAGGGGATGCATAGATAA